The sequence below is a genomic window from Pseudobdellovibrionaceae bacterium.
GCAAATTACGTCAACTACCGCGACTTTTTAGCCGATTTTCTAAACTACAAACGTTCGCAAAAGATCGGACTTAGAAAATACAGCTATTCCGACTTTGCCGCCGCCGCCAATTTGAAAAGTCCACAGTATTTAAAGCTTGTCATTGAAAATAAACGTAACCTTTCTGACGATGGGATCGAAAAATTCTCTAAAGCTCTTGGGTTTTCTAAAAAAGATTCCGAGCATTTTTCCTGTTTAGTCAAATACAACCAAGCCACAGCCCCCAAAGAGCGTTATCACTTTTTACAAAAACTTTCTCTGCATAGATCTGAACATGTGCAAGAGCTCAAATCTCCGCACTGGCTTAAGGTTATTGTATATTCCATTTGTGATGGCATGGGTGGAGCTTACTCACTTAATGACCTACAAAAGTTATTAAAGAATCGTTGTAAGATCCAAGATTTACAAAATTGTTTGGATGAAATGGTCGAAGAAAAAACTCTACAGATCATCCATAGCAGCTCACCTGAAACCCATCTTTATCAAAAGACCGAAGGACAAAATCCACTCTCTAATGATATCCCGTTAGAGATCATTAAACAGATTCAATCTGATTTGTTATTCTTAGGTTTAGAATCTCTATTTATTGATGATCCGAGCCAACGCGATCTGGGTAGCTTTTCTATCGCACTGACACAGAAAGAGTTTGAAATGGTAAAATTTGAAATCCGAAAATTTCGCAAGAACCTTCTCAAAGACCTTTTGATTTTAAGAGAGAAAGACCATGGGGATCGTGTGTATCAAGTGCAGTTTCAAGTCTTCCCCGTCACCGAGAAGACTCCTCGCAAACAAGCCAAAAAAAATGCCACACCAGAAGTAAATAAAGAGCTTCCTGCCCTATAAACCATGAATTATTTTCATGACTTGGCTTTTAGGGAGGCGAATTATTGTCATCAACTCACTTCTAAGCCATAACACACCTTGTAATGCTTCACCATCACAAGGCTTCACGTGAGCACGCTATGGGGTTGCGCTTTTAATTTTACGGAGGAGATTTAAATATGCACCTGCAAGTGATCTTAGGATTCCTTATTGTTTTGCTATACTCTTCGGTTCAAAAAGCCTATGCCGTTTCTTATTCTATGGAACAAGAAACAAATAAATTCATTTGTGTTTATGAAAAGCACTCCAAATGGCACCTAGAAATCGACTTCGCCTCTGGGGTGATGTACTCCTACGAACTTTATCGAGACCGACAGACGCTAGAATATCAAACCTATTCCCGCCTTGAAGAAGACCATGTTTACGAATTTAAATCTGTCGATTTCACTGAAAATAACAGCTCTGCTTATCTTGCCTACTTTAATCCGCAAAAATTAGTAGTCACGATCATACAGGCTAACACTAAACCAGGTGAAGAGATTAAATCCTACCAATTTAAATGTGCTGCAGAAACAAGACATTTACTCTTGATTCAATAACTAGAGACATTGACTTAACTGAAACGTCATTGCTTTATTGCGGAAAATACACGGTAAATTCGTCAGGGCTTTTCCAAGTCAAACGCAAAAGAAATTGCTGAAATTCTTTTTGATGGTGATCCACGTAAGAGTGAACTTTGCTGTTTAAGTATAAAAAATTAAAAGATCTAAGAAAAACAACACTCCCATCCTTTTTGTGACCTATTTCTGCTTTTATAAATTCATAAAAAGGATACTTATCAACATCAGGAAACACTTTGGCTTGAATATCCAAGCGCTCATTATTCCCAAAAAGAAGATGCCCCATAAATTTTTGAATTTTATTTTCCACACATTGACCTTTGTGGTTAAGATAAATTTCAAACCCAAAAGCTTGGCTTGCGGCCTTCACATGATGTGTCCCTATTTTGATCTCATACCCTTGAGGGATTTCGACTCTAATCCCTTTTTCAAGATTAGCTTCTTTAGAAACTGAACGATAAAAAACTTCAAAATGTGGAATGAACGCCAAACCTTCTGCTAAAATCAAACCCCAGCCTGTATGTTTTGGCAAAATGTCCTTTATGATTTTTTCTTCCAAAGAGACTGGTAGGCACTTTCTAAAGTCTTCGTTGTAACTTAAAAAATCTTTTAGCAGTCTCTGATTGTAAGATACAATAAACGCGTTGTCCTTTTCACCATAAACACTATAAACACTCATAGCTTGCGCAGGCAAAACGTAAATCACCACGAGTAAGGCTATTATTCCCAACCCTATTCTCATTCCATCCCCCAAATTGTGGGTTTAAGCACATAGTTCACGCCTTTAGAATCAAATGTCAGATCAGTTAAATTGTGTTCTAGGGAATGCAAGTTCACAAATACAGAATTTGGCACCTGATCTCGAATGACATCCTTAAACATAAGTTCGCGATTGTTCTTACTAACAGCCACGAAAGGATCGTAGGGACCAAACACAAAAGGATTTTTAAAACCCGAAGCCTTAATGGTATTTAAAATTTTAATCGTATTAGGGTCGAGTTGACTTTCGTTAAGCCCATAGTAGCGAGTAATGATGGGAGCATCCAAAATCAACACACCTTCTTCTGTAAGCACCCTTCTCACACCTGTATAAAACTCATGAGAGTACAAGCGAGAAATATCAATACTTACTGGATAAGGAAAATCTATAAAAACTAAATCATACCTTTGATCAGTTCTTCTTACGTATTGGTAAGCATCCTGCAGTAAAACAGTTACTTGCTCTGAAGACAAAGCGTCCTCATTCATAATATTGATTTTGGGATTTTGTCGAGCCACAGAAACCAT
It includes:
- a CDS encoding TIGR02147 family protein produces the protein MTTNPTPLAFPHLANYVNYRDFLADFLNYKRSQKIGLRKYSYSDFAAAANLKSPQYLKLVIENKRNLSDDGIEKFSKALGFSKKDSEHFSCLVKYNQATAPKERYHFLQKLSLHRSEHVQELKSPHWLKVIVYSICDGMGGAYSLNDLQKLLKNRCKIQDLQNCLDEMVEEKTLQIIHSSSPETHLYQKTEGQNPLSNDIPLEIIKQIQSDLLFLGLESLFIDDPSQRDLGSFSIALTQKEFEMVKFEIRKFRKNLLKDLLILREKDHGDRVYQVQFQVFPVTEKTPRKQAKKNATPEVNKELPAL